Proteins encoded together in one Prunus dulcis chromosome 3, ALMONDv2, whole genome shotgun sequence window:
- the LOC117623573 gene encoding pentatricopeptide repeat-containing protein At3g22470, mitochondrial-like isoform X2, with translation MLKMMIRTTTAATSSSCYCWSSRGNCQPDAVTYGTLVKGFCMKGNNSAAIQLLRKMEEGACKPGLVVYNTIIDSLCKDKLVDDALNLLSEMMSKGIAPDVITYTSLIHGVCKLGKWKEAKGLLNEMVSKNVFPDVCTFSVLVDTLCKEGMVGEAEGLVKMMIERDIQPNTVTYNSLMDGYCLRGEMSKARKVFKLMLSKGSMVDVFSYSTLINGYCKRKMMDEAMTLLREMSRKGLVPNTVTYSTLVDGCCKVGKLGDAQKLFSEMQACGQLPDVQTYAVLLDGLCKNRQLSTAIQLFKEMKGKKLNVNIVIYTILIEGLCIAQKIESAKELFCSLSSIGLQPDVRTYDVMIKGLCIGGRTSEAEKLFIEMEEKGCSPSGWTYNIIIRGFINNNESVRAMELIQQMVEKGFSADASTTELIIDRLCKDKVDPALLPLMQKENYELNLLQLKLNRSSDHPNKH, from the exons atgctgaagatgatgatacGGACTACAACTGCCgctacttcttcttcttgttattGCTGGAGCAGCAGAG GTAATTGTCAGCCTGATGCTGTTACTTATGGCACGCTAGTAAAGGGCTTTTGCATGAAAGGTAACAACAGTGCTGCTATTCAGTTGCTTAGGAAGATGGAGGAAGGAGCTTGCAAGCCTGGCTTAGTTGTCTATAACACAATCATCGACAGTCTTTGTAAGGATAAATTAGTTGATGATGCATTGAACCTCTTATCAGAAATGATGAGCAAGGGTATTGCCCCAGATGTCATTACCTATACATCCTTGATTCATGGAGTTTGCAAATTAGGCAAGTGGAAAGAAGCTAAAGGGTTGTTGAATGAAATGGTGAGTAAAAACGTCTTTCCAGATGTGTGCACATTCAGTGTCTTGGTAGACACACTTTGTAAGGAGGGGATGGTTGGGGAAGCAGAAGGCCTGGTCAAAATGATGATTGAAAGGGATATTCAACCAAATACCGTTACATACAATTCACTTATGGATGGTTACTGTTTACGAGGAGAAATGAGTAAGGCTAGAAAAGTTTTTAAACTAATGCTTAGCAAGGGCTCGATGGTTGATGTTTTTAGTTACAGCACATTGATAAATGGATATTGCAAGCGTAAAATGATGGATGAGGCCATGACGCTTCTTCGGGAAATGTCTCGTAAGGGACTGGTTCCAAATACTGTTACTTATAGCACTCTTGTAGATGGTTGTTGCAAAGTGGGGAAATTAGGTGATGCACAAAAGTTGTTCTCAGAGATGCAAGCTTGTGGCCAACTTCCAGATGTTCAAACTTATGCTGTTTTACTGGATGGCCTGTGTAAAAACCGACAACTTTCTACAGCAATCCAACTGTTTAAAGAGATGAAAGGCAAGAAGTTGAATGTAAATATTGTGATTTACACTATTCTTATTGAAGGTTTGTGCATAGctcaaaaaattgaatctgCAAAGGAACTCTTTTGTAGTTTATCATCAATAGGGCTTCAACCGGATGTAAGGACATATGACGTAATGATTAAGGGACTCTGTATTGGGGGCCGAACAAGTGAAGCAGAAAAGCTGTTTATCGAAATGGAAGAGAAAGGTTGTTCTCCAAGTGGTTGGACCTACAACATAATTATTCGAGGGTTTATCAATAACAATGAGTCAGTAAGGGCGATGGAACTTATTCAacaaatggtggagaagggttTCTCCGCAGATGCTTCAACTACAGAATTGATAATTGATCGATTGTGTAAAGATAAAGTAGATCCTGCATTGTTGCCATTGATGCAAAAAGAGAATTATGAACTGAATTTGCTTCAGTTAAAGTTGAACAGATCTTCTGACCATCCCAATAAACATTGA
- the LOC117622306 gene encoding pentatricopeptide repeat-containing protein At1g25360-like, translated as MIVSGFKPRDHILNRLIDVYCKSSNFSYAHQLFDQIPKPDIVARTTLITAYSAIGNLTLARKIFNETPLSMRDTVCYNAMITGYSRNNDGYASIRLFCEMRQGGFRPNDFTYTTVLSGVAQIVDVEKQCQQLHCAVIKSGTGFATSVWNALLSVYVRCASSPLVSSSSLMGEARNLFNEMPERDELSWTTMITGYIRNEDLHAARELLDGMDERMEVVWNAMISGYAHHNSFQEALLLFRKMRLLGIHQDEFTYTSVISTCANNGLFQLGKQVHAYILRTEAKPTVDFSLSVNNTLLTLYYKCGKLDEAQYIFNNMPVKDLVSWNAILSGYVSAGRIQEAKSFFKEMPERSILTWTVMISGLAQNGLGEEAMKLFNQMRSEGFEPCDYAFSGAITSCAALGALEHGRQLHAQLISLGFDSSLSAANALITMYARCGVFEDANSVFLTMPYIDSVSWNATIAALAQHGHGVQAIDLFEKMLKADILPDRITFLIILSACSHAGLVKEGRHYFSSMRVSYGISPDEGHYARMIDLLCRCGEFTEAKGLIESMPFEPGAPIWEALLAGCRTHGNMDLGIQAAERLFELVPQHDGTYILLSNLYAAIGRWDDVAKVRKLMRDRGVKKEPGCSWIDVENMVHVFLVGDTEHPEVQAVYKYLEQLGLEMRKLGYLPDTKFVLHDMESEHKEYSLSTHSEKLAVAFGLMKLPLGASIRVFKNLRICGDCHTAIKFMSRVVGRDIIVRDAKRFHHFRNGECSCGNYW; from the coding sequence ATGATAGTTTCTGGGTTCAAGCCACGTGACCATATTCTTAACCGCTTGATTGATGTCTACTGTAAATCTTCAAATTTTAGTTACGCCCACCAACTGTTCGATCAAATTCCCAAACCAGACATTGTTGCTAGAACCACCTTGATTACGGCGTACTCTGCCATTGGGAATCTAACGCTGGCTCGGAAGATATTCAATGAAACTCCATTGAGCATGCGAGACACTGTTTGTTACAATGCGATGATCACAGGCTATTCTCGTAACAATGATGGCTATGCCTCTATTAGACTATTTTGTGAGATGAGGCAAGGTGGTTTTAGGCCTAACGATTTCACATATACGACTGTACTAAGTGGTGTGGCACAGATAGTGGATGTTGAAAAGCAGTGCCAGCAACTACATTGTGCAGTAATTAAGTCAGGAACAGGGTTTGCCACTTCGGTGTGGAATGCGCTGTTATCTGTTTATGTTAGATGTGCTTCTTCACCATTagtatcatcatcatcattgaTGGGTGAAGCTAGGAATTTGTTTAATGAGATGCCTGAGAGAGATGAACTATCATGGACAACGATGATTACTGGGTACATAAGGAATGAAGACCTTCATGCAGCTCGGGAATTGCTAGATGGGATGGATGAAAGGATGGAAGTTGTATGGAATGCGATGATTTCGGGTTATGCTCACCACAATTCTTTTCAAGAAGCATTGCTATTGTTTAGGAAAATGCGGTTACTGGGGATTCATCAGGATGAATTTACATACACTAGTGTTATTAGTACTTGCGCTAATAATGGACTATTTCAGCTTGGGAAGCAGGTGCATGCTTACATACTTAGAACCGAAGCGAAGCCTACTGTGGATTTTTCATTATCTGTGAACAATACATTGCTTACACTATATTACAAATGTGGTAAACTTGATGAAGCACagtatatttttaataatatgcCTGTTAAAGATCTTGTTTCTTGGAATGCAATCCTTTCAGGGTATGTTAGTGCAGGGCGCATCCAGGAAGCAAAATCCTTTTTTAAGGAAATGCCAGAGAGGAGCATTCTGACATGGACTGTGATGATATCTGGTTTAGCTCAAAATGGATTAGGAGAAGAAGCGATGAAGCTATTCAACCAAATGAGATCAGAAGGTTTTGAGCCATGTGATTATGCATTTTCTGGAGCAATTACATCTTGTGCTGCGCTCGGAGCATTGGAGCATGGACGCCAGCTCCATGCTCAACTAATTAGCTTGGGGTTTGATTCAAGCCTTTCAGCTGCAAATGCACTCATCACAATGTATGCAAGATGCGGAGTTTTCGAGGATGCGAACTCTGTGTTTCTTACCATGCCTTATATTGATTCAGTGTCTTGGAATGCTACGATTGCAGCTCTGGCCCAACATGGACATGGTGTTCAAGCAATAGacctttttgaaaaaatgttGAAGGCAGATATACTACCAGATAGAATAACTTTCCTCATCATTCTATCAGCTTGTAGTCATGCTGGTTTAGTCAAGGAAGGGCGCCATTATTTTAGTTCAATGCGTGTCTCTTATGGTATTAGCCCTGATGAAGGCCATTATGCTCGCATGATTGATCTGTTGTGTCGATGTGGGGAGTTCACAGAAGCCAAGGGCTTGATTGAATCAATGCCTTTTGAGCCAGGTGCACCGATTTGGGAGGCTCTTCTTGCTGGTTGTCGGACTCATGGGAATATGGATTTAGGAATTCAAGCAGCAGAACGACTCTTTGAGTTGGTGCCACAACATGATGGAACTTACATACTTTTGTCAAACCTGTATGCCGCTATAGGCCGTTGGGATGATGTGGCTAAGGTGCGGAAACTAATGAGAGATCGAGGGGTTAAGAAAGAGCCTGGTTGTAGTTGGATTGACGTTGAAAACATGGTCCACGTCTTCTTAGTTGGTGATACTGAGCACCCTGAGGTCCAAGCCGTGTACAAATATCTTGAGCAACTAGGACTTGAAATGAGGAAGTTAGGATATCTCCCTGACACAAAGTTTGTGTTGCATGATATGGAGTCTGAGCATAAGGAGTATTCCTTGTCTACTCACAGTGAGAAGCTTGCAGTTGCATTTGGGCTCATGAAGCTTCCTCTCGGAGCCTCAATCAGAGTTTTTAAGAATCTTAGGATTTGTGGGGATTGCCATACTGCAATTAAGTTTATGTCAAGAGTGGTTGGAAGAGACATAATTGTGAGGGATGCAAAGAGGTTTCATCATTTTAGGAATGGTGAATGCTCTTGTGGCAATTACTGGTAA
- the LOC117623573 gene encoding pentatricopeptide repeat-containing protein At3g22470, mitochondrial-like isoform X1, which yields MLKMMIRTTTAATSSSCYCWSSRGMNCLHPNSTFLVFVNNYFAFFHSQPSKPIKSTRTQLEQPKRDLPKITNVEDAFNLFDRMLQMRPLPSVVRFSKILGQVAKLKHYSAVISLYNQMGVSRIGHDIYTLTILINCYCHLNQMGFSLSVLGKFFKLGLEPNVVAFTTLINGFLLENRVVQAAELFNKMINAGNCQPDAVTYGTLVKGFCMKGNNSAAIQLLRKMEEGACKPGLVVYNTIIDSLCKDKLVDDALNLLSEMMSKGIAPDVITYTSLIHGVCKLGKWKEAKGLLNEMVSKNVFPDVCTFSVLVDTLCKEGMVGEAEGLVKMMIERDIQPNTVTYNSLMDGYCLRGEMSKARKVFKLMLSKGSMVDVFSYSTLINGYCKRKMMDEAMTLLREMSRKGLVPNTVTYSTLVDGCCKVGKLGDAQKLFSEMQACGQLPDVQTYAVLLDGLCKNRQLSTAIQLFKEMKGKKLNVNIVIYTILIEGLCIAQKIESAKELFCSLSSIGLQPDVRTYDVMIKGLCIGGRTSEAEKLFIEMEEKGCSPSGWTYNIIIRGFINNNESVRAMELIQQMVEKGFSADASTTELIIDRLCKDKVDPALLPLMQKENYELNLLQLKLNRSSDHPNKH from the coding sequence atgctgaagatgatgatacGGACTACAACTGCCgctacttcttcttcttgttattGCTGGAGCAGCAGAGGTATGAATTGTCTTCACCCTAACTCCACTTTTCTCGTTTTCGTCAACAATTACTTTGCTTTCTTTCACTCTCAACCTTCGAAACCGATCAAATCTACAAGAACCCAACTAGAGCAACCAAAAAGAGACTTACCCAAAATCACAAATGTTGAGGATGCTTTCAATTTGTTCGATAGAATGCTTCAAATGCGCCCTCTGCCTTCTGTTGTCCGTTTCAGTAAAATCTTGGGTCAAGTTGCGAAATTGAAACATTACTCGGCCGTCATCTCATTATATAACCAAATGGGTGTGTCGAGAATTGGACATGATATTTATACCCTAACCATTCTCATAAATTGTTATTGTCATCTAAACCAAATGGGGTTTAGTTTATCTGTATTGGGAAAATTCTTCAAACTTGGTCTTGAACCAAATGTCGTTGCCTTCACCACTCTAATCAACGGCTTTCTTCTCGAGAATAGAGTGGTTCAGGCAGCAGAACTTTTCAATAAAATGATCAATGCAGGTAATTGTCAGCCTGATGCTGTTACTTATGGCACGCTAGTAAAGGGCTTTTGCATGAAAGGTAACAACAGTGCTGCTATTCAGTTGCTTAGGAAGATGGAGGAAGGAGCTTGCAAGCCTGGCTTAGTTGTCTATAACACAATCATCGACAGTCTTTGTAAGGATAAATTAGTTGATGATGCATTGAACCTCTTATCAGAAATGATGAGCAAGGGTATTGCCCCAGATGTCATTACCTATACATCCTTGATTCATGGAGTTTGCAAATTAGGCAAGTGGAAAGAAGCTAAAGGGTTGTTGAATGAAATGGTGAGTAAAAACGTCTTTCCAGATGTGTGCACATTCAGTGTCTTGGTAGACACACTTTGTAAGGAGGGGATGGTTGGGGAAGCAGAAGGCCTGGTCAAAATGATGATTGAAAGGGATATTCAACCAAATACCGTTACATACAATTCACTTATGGATGGTTACTGTTTACGAGGAGAAATGAGTAAGGCTAGAAAAGTTTTTAAACTAATGCTTAGCAAGGGCTCGATGGTTGATGTTTTTAGTTACAGCACATTGATAAATGGATATTGCAAGCGTAAAATGATGGATGAGGCCATGACGCTTCTTCGGGAAATGTCTCGTAAGGGACTGGTTCCAAATACTGTTACTTATAGCACTCTTGTAGATGGTTGTTGCAAAGTGGGGAAATTAGGTGATGCACAAAAGTTGTTCTCAGAGATGCAAGCTTGTGGCCAACTTCCAGATGTTCAAACTTATGCTGTTTTACTGGATGGCCTGTGTAAAAACCGACAACTTTCTACAGCAATCCAACTGTTTAAAGAGATGAAAGGCAAGAAGTTGAATGTAAATATTGTGATTTACACTATTCTTATTGAAGGTTTGTGCATAGctcaaaaaattgaatctgCAAAGGAACTCTTTTGTAGTTTATCATCAATAGGGCTTCAACCGGATGTAAGGACATATGACGTAATGATTAAGGGACTCTGTATTGGGGGCCGAACAAGTGAAGCAGAAAAGCTGTTTATCGAAATGGAAGAGAAAGGTTGTTCTCCAAGTGGTTGGACCTACAACATAATTATTCGAGGGTTTATCAATAACAATGAGTCAGTAAGGGCGATGGAACTTATTCAacaaatggtggagaagggttTCTCCGCAGATGCTTCAACTACAGAATTGATAATTGATCGATTGTGTAAAGATAAAGTAGATCCTGCATTGTTGCCATTGATGCAAAAAGAGAATTATGAACTGAATTTGCTTCAGTTAAAGTTGAACAGATCTTCTGACCATCCCAATAAACATTGA